GCCGAATCTGCTACTAAAGGCAAGCCTCTTAGGAAATTAATGCCCTTCGAAGTGGTGCCATTGTACTCAAAGCTATACATAAAAGCAGGAGCTATCTGAGACCAAACTTGGGTGGTCAGAACAGCAGGAAGATTAAACAAGATATCGGTGGTGGATTCAATAAcctaaaataaacaataaataaattatcaTTATAAAAGCTCTATATGTTGCAACTACCTTCGATAGAATTTGACTCAAATTCAAAGTATCCGGTATTTGCAGAACTTGTTCCAATGTAGGTGTTAACACACTAGTCAAGCCAGGCAAATTTGGTTTGAGAACTTTTCCTGTGACTGAGTCTATACGCAAAAATGATGACAACTGCAATAGGGTGTCGGACAATGATCCCAAAAACTCCTCCGCAGAACCATAAACTTTGTTAATGTTATCCAGAGTGAAAGCATTGGCCGTCTCATGCTTTACAACACCCGTCAAAAGGGGAATGGCTGTAAAATTACCACTCTTTAGCTGTTGATCGGGTTCATCCTCTATGAGACTGGGCAAAGCACGTCCATCGTTTTCACCTTCTATATGCGGCTGGAAGCCCATACTTCCTCCCAAACCTTTTATCATGGCACGACCAGCCAAACGTTCGGTTTGGATTTTTCCATCATTCGCTATTATGTCTTTGGCTTGTTTCTGCAAAACAAAAATaggcaaataaataaatcaaaaattttaaaataaaaaataaaaaaaatacaaaacaaacttCCCCACACTTCTAACTTAGTTGAAtttatggcagcagtgcctcgcactcgacttcaagattcatcttaggtatccgatcggaaacctcttcccatccttccaggtttcctatcgtcgcctcgattataccgcgatggtaggaGCTGCtttcatcctcaatccattctcccatcgcctcaagtctcatagccgcagtggctgcctcacacttaatttgtatgtcaatatccagaatagtctccagtgccctagtgggtgtggtcctcattgctccgcctatgccaagacaacatgttctctaaacctgttgtattgtccttattttgcactttttctccatagcagtccaccaaactactcaggcgtaagtaagtattggtctaataatgCTGCAATCAGGGCTCATATCGAGCCTACGCCTCATCCACATAGTAACCAACATTTGTGAACCTTCacagtcttcagtgccctagtgagcgtggtcctcatcgctctgcctatgccaatacaaaaagttctctgaacctgctgtatagtccttatgttgcactttttctccacagcagtccaccaatctactgaggcgtaagtagatattggtgtaatcacgctcctgtagaggcagtggactatcctcgggcTCAGGCCTTATTTCGAACCTCCAtcacaccctattagtacctcgtatCCTGTCTGTTTTGGTTTCCTCACCATCCATTACAGTTCCGACGTggatggcggtgtcggagagtcgaaaggcagataaagtgatgtcagGTATGTTCCACCGTCTGCCTGTTTCACCACAGTTGCattcgacgttgacaactctggggaaaatatataattaaaatttttatgacaagtaacgcaggtcctcggtcaAGTATTAGTgtaagcatagaataattggtagttgatatggttcagtccagaaactttgttccgggtcgtccatggttcctatacttgctgattttctccatcagggCGTGTGCAGCTGTCTGTCTCCGTTGGAAGTTTatttggatgacctcaatccTTGGTCTTCcattaaatgggcttcttgagaGTGAAAGTTGATTTCATCGTCCGCtacctgttctttaggctgcattgactttccggTCACTACCACTGCCTTTGCTAGGTTATTTggttatcctagtcttccgaatcttgataaATTCGGTAATTGTTCGATCGTGGGGTCcgtgttcgttaggctgtattgagtttcgcGTACTTGcattgcctgatgttccaatatttaGGTCCTTGCCTATCCTAAtcatccaaatcttgagtaaatgggaaTTCTTGGGAGAGGTGATGCTTTCATCGTCCGCTACCTTCAggttgcattgactttcctgtcactgcaatgCCTTATGTTTCAGCATAATGTTCTGTGCCTATCCTAATCTTTCGATTCTTGATAAAGTCGTTAGAGAGTTCCTTCCATAACGAATGTTCCTTCCACCTTCTCCTCTCTGTGGAAGATCTCCAACTTgtttgcgaccaaaccttggttttgcctgcccaagaatcccaacatgcgttctgtcgcaaatttactgtctCATCCCTTGATGAAAACCGTCGCCTATGTGAGCTGGggtatgtccatctttctcaccaccACGCTAAACGCaccgtaaagatgtcccctctatcctcgaagctcatcatttgtatgggtggccCCTtaacagagttccacacatgttcgaaaattccgatattgatgactacattagtcagctcatctctgctgtgcttccttgccactctggcgtaagagggcagctccttaccattctcagcgaccattttCTCCTTCTGTGATGGCTTTGGCCTtctttggaagtcacagtcctccctCCTTCACATGAAGATTAAGGGGCCGTGCCCTTTTCTTTTGTTCTTATTCCGACTTCGTCTCCCTCCGCAGggcactgtctggagtctccatagCGGGAGAGCTGGTTTGGGTTTCCCAGAGtgcttgaaagcggggagctctttttatgGTTCAGCATTTAAGCAGTGTTATGcttttcgggagatctgattctctttccagcttccgtagaagtgtttAAATGTCAGTTCTATACCTTTCACATTCTGCGCTTTCACCCGATTGCGCTACCGGCACACTCCCCTGTGTCCTTCGttgtgcaccggatcgctttctcggtctgcttatgagcttagcaaagccaacGCTTACtgctgccgtcatcccgctattCTCATGTCTCGATTCGACTGCGATGAatttttcattgacactgtcacTGTCTGAAGCTGAATCcgcaccacctttacttaaaaacTGTGGCTGAACTGTGCAACCCTCTGGTTTaaccgtctcttcctcattagttagtctgacgactagttgtgtgcttgaagcattactctcgactaaaGGCACCCACACTTACAGGAGGGGGAGACAATATGCTACTGTCTGTTGGGTCTTTTGAGTCCATTTTGACTCTTCTCCAAAaaggcttaaaattttttcgtaataggtagtacctattccgagatatggaTAATTTTCTTTAAGAAGCGAAAAAAACACGTTCGTTCCACTCAAAAActacttaacctgatataattccATATAACCCCATTTCCCGATTTGCcatcttgaacctctggaagcTATAatgtttttccgatttggctaaaattttgcatgttatgtTCTGTTACTATTTTATAACCCGataggaactgaacaaggataatcgggaaatcaatttatgtgggagctacatcaggttaaggaccgatttggaccgtacttggcatagttgttggaagtcaaaacaaaataccattttagccaaatcggacaaaaaattcaggctttcaggggctcaagaagtaaaatcgggagatctgtttaaatgggagctataccaggttatagaccgatttgaaccacacatagcacagttgttagaagtcataacagaacatagcatgggaaatttcagccaaatcagatgaaaattgaggcttctaggggctcgagaagtcaaatcgggagatcggtttatgtgggagctatatcaggttatagaccgaatcggaccgtacttggcactgttcttggaagtcataacggaacactaagtgcatcatttcagccaaatcaggtgaaaattgcggcttccagggtctcaagaagtcaaatcgggagatcggtttatatgcgagctatatcaggttatacactgattggatccgtacttggcacagtggttgggagtcataacaaagcgctatgtacaaaatttcagctaaattggatgaaaattgaggcttccaggggttcaagaattcaaattgggagatcggtttatatgggagctatatcaggttataggccgatttggaccgtacttggcacttatattggaagtcatgtcaGAAtactttttgcaatatttcagctatattggacagaaattacggcttccatgggctcaagaagtcaaatcgggagatcggtttataggggagctatatccaaatcttaaccgatatggcccatttgcaatccccaatgacctacattaatactgAGTATCACGCGTCTGATTGCTATCGTgattacgacagacggacggacatggctagattgactcaggatgtcgttacgatcaagaatatagccCAGATCAATacttccaggtgttacaaacggaatgactagattggtatacccccatcctatggtagtgggtataaaaataatttttggaaatcggaccatcaATTAAAGGGCCTGCCATGAGGCGCCTGGACCACCTTGAGCCTTTGTATAACAACTTATCAAcgtctcagctctaaccatttaaaatttcaaagatatatctctacccgttctctaACGACAGATTTTTTACCAGGTTCTTTGCAATTCTATACAACAGtgcatcgtgacattttaagacaatctagcctAGCCCAAGACCCCCGTAgcacagaggctagcatgtccgcctatgacactgaatgccTGAGTTTGAGTCCTGTTGAGAATATTATCCCTGGTTATCCCtgataatgctggcgacatttttgaagtacttttccatgtaaaaatattttccccaaagaggtgttgtactgtcattcggactcgactataaaaaagatgccgcttatcattgagcttaaacttgaatcgcacagcactcattttgttcattggcaaatttgtatttgcagcCACTTCCTTCGTTCTGTGGAAATCACCATAGCGTTGAGTAAAACAATTCGCTTGAAAAAGTGCACAGCTACTTCTTATAAATTAAAGTCATtgggggattgtaaatgggctaaatcggtccattttatatttagctctcatataaaccgatctcttgatttgacttcttcagcccctaaagtgcgcaattattttccgatttggttaaatttggcacaatgacttctcctttgggaggccaccgtggaacagaggttagcatgcccgtctATGACTCCaaacgcctaggttcaaatcccggcgtgaatgTCAGAAAAATtctcagcgttggttatccccttactactgccgactacatttgtgaggtatcctgtcatgttaaaacttctctactaagcggtgtcactatgcggcacgccgttcggactcgtcagtaaaaaggaggcccattattATTGTGCTTTAACTTTAATCGAACTACACTCATCTATATTAGAGAACACATGTTTCCTTCAAGTAAATCCTTTGTGTCAATTTTTAGTAGAAACCaaggtggtaggttcccaagattcggcataGCACATTTTGACTTCTCAGTACATGTGTTTTAAGAGAAACCGCGCAAAGAACatttcaaatgcgatccatggtgtagtatacataaaattcggcctggcGGAATTGCCTAAAGGCAATTCCACAAATCTTATCCagagacatttttttttcgaaaaaatattgcaacactgtttatagaaaatctttacaAACCTGTCTTAAGCAATTCACAATTTCCCTTTCATTGCCTGCCGGGCATCCATTAATCTCCGCCACTTCCTGTACACTTTGGACGGGCTCCTTATCGGTGGCATACTGCGATAGAGCTGTGCCGGACATAGCAACCACACCGGTAATATCACCAGCACTTCTAGCTGATCGTGACATTGATAAATACATGGCGCTTGCTGCTCCAGAACCATGACCCACAGCTTTTATCTTCTTGGAATCTCCGCCAAAATACGATATGTAATCATTAACCCAGCGCAATGCTGCTGCCATATCAAACATGGCCAAATTGCCATCAAACTCTTTAGTGCCATCGCCTATTATACCCAGTGAGCCCAGGCGATATTGTGGAGCCACCACTATAACATTTTGCTGGGCGAATGGTGTGCCATCATATTGGGCAGCTGAGCCATACCGAAAACCTCCCGGATGTATCCATACTATGACCTCCAGGCCAGAAGTTTCATCCGGCATTCGTGGTGTGTAAACATTGAGCAGCAAACAGTTTTCATCACCCACAACACGATTGGGATTATATGGATCAGGTTGTATACAGGGTGGTCCATGCCTTGTGGCATTGATATCTCCGGCCAACCTTTTGTAGACAGGACGGGCATAGCGATTGCTTCCAGTTGGGGGTTCAGCATAATACAAACCCAAGAAACTGTATATGCCGGTGCGTGGATTACGGAATCCCTCAACGCGAGCGTCTCGATTGAAAATGCGTGTAAACACAACTGGATCGTCTGGTGGCGGTGCTTTGGCCTCACGGCCTCCAACAACACGTTTTACGCGTATGGCTTCTGTTAAGGTCAGCATGTTTGCCATGAGAGGCAACAGCAAAAACGCAATTTCCCACCTCATCTTGCCAATTACACTTTGTTGTCTGTGTTGCTTTGATATTTTCTACAGCTTGCCAAGCGATACAAATTATTTCGTTTAATGTCTATGGATGACTGAGAATTGTCTCGCTGCCAAGAGTCAAGCGCGATTTCTCCCGTATCCAAGCTTATGGGAATATAAGTGAACCCCTTTATGTATACTTATATGTGCATTCATTATCGAAGGGGGGTTTTACGTTCATTACGCTGACTCAATTCGTGATTCGTGTTTGTTAAATGCTCCTCTCATTACTATTTGTTTAGAATTTTGATAAAGCTTCTtctttatataatttatatgagatattaaattaaaagttaCTGTGTTAAACACCCTACATTAATAACGGCATGCATTCACATATCAATAGGATGTTATAAATGTTTACAAATTGAAGAGATTGGTAAACTACAAGTAATTGTATATCGGATTTGCTACACTTCAGTGAATAAAAGTGCAAAGTAGtttcaaacaaacaagtaaaaactaatTTTGTTCGGAAGGGTTAATCTTTGGATACCTtctacctcggatatatattgggttgcctaaaaagtaactgcggattttttaaaagaaagtaaatgcattttaattaatttttttggcgagtgaccaaagatgtgtgcggtctagtgttgtcctggtggaatatgacacctttacgattgaccaattctggtcgcttctccttgatggctgtattcaatttgtccaattgttgacagtaaacatccgaattaatcgtttggttccttggaagcagctcaaaatataccacacgcttccaatcccaccaaacagacagcataaccttcttttggtggatatcagcctttgaagtggtttgagctggttcaccatgcttagaccatgatcgttttcgactaacgttgttgtaaacaatccatttttcatctccagttatgattcgttttaaaaacgtatcgaattcattgcgtttaaggtgcatatcacaagcgttgattcggtttgttaaatgaatttctttcaatacatgtggtacccaaatatcaagctttttcaccagtccaagacatttaacttctctcctatctcacgctcagttacatgacgatccaattcgattaatgctttgatttggtcatcatcaacttcatttggccgacctgaacgtgacTCATCTTGAAGTGAAAAAtgtccagaacggaatttgggaaaccaattttgacagtcttccttttaaggctttatcaccatacacacgtaactttttagcaacctgctccgcgttttttcctttacggaaataataaagtaaaatatgacgaaaatgctcctttgtgggctttatattaaaattgacgccaaacaaacaaatgtaaacaaaatttcgcgctcttttttctaaagcaagctaaaagtaacagctgataactgacagaagaaagaatgcaattacagagtcacaagccgttgaaaaaatttgtcaacgccgactatttgaaaaatctgcaattactttttaggcaacccaaacATATGTACTCATCTTACGTTTTGGCttataaaacgcgcatttatcgACATCcctgccgagtacggtccatacTGGTATATTTgtaatataggccccatatttACTGTAACGCCATGTTTCCGCTTTGAAGCTGGGGTAGAACTCATCCAGAGAGAGAAAGTCTATTTTCTTTTCACTACATTTAGTACAGAGTCCCTTGCACTAACACTAAAAACACTGCTTTGGTTTCCCACGACGAGTAGCGATGGCGAGTAGCAAGTAAGCGAGGCTAGTTGTAGGGGTGGAATACGACTATTTAAATAGACGACAGCGCAGAGTGGGTATATGGTGCCGCTCGGCTTTTGCTACGATGTTGATGATGCGATGACACGATGATGGCGCAGTTCGTGTATCGCATCCGATGGGCACCGCGGTGTGCAAACGACCAACGGCGACAGCGAGGGGATCAACCGACGATGGCGCGGTTGTTGATGCGCAACCGATGACAACAACGGTGTGTAAACAACCAGCGGCGACAGCGGGGGAATCAACAGATGATGGCGCAGTTTTTGAATGGTCACCGCGGTGTGCAAACAACCAGCGGGAAATTAACCGATtatggcgcagttgttgtagCGCAACCGATGGCGACCTCGGTGTGAAAACGACCAGTGGTGACAGCGACGTTTTCTCCAAGTTACGAGGTTATGAGAGCAGTAGAGTGTTTACTAAGGCAAGCTCTAATAACCCAAGCCCAATAGCGGATTACTTACACAACAAAAAGTCTTGGTTGCCGCTTGACCCCATAGGAGCTCCTATCTGTAAGCCCTCCACTGCcgaactctctctctctcccgtGCTAAGTGCTCGCCCTTTTATATACACACACAGCCATTCACCCACGCAGATCAGCTGTTGACAGTGTTGCCGTATTATGGGGTTCCTATCGTCGTAGTGCTATCACTGTTGTGGTATTGCCATCGCTGCATAGTAATAACAGTTGTTATGTAGGGGTTTTGCCATCCTTGTTCTCTTCATTGGCCATTAACTTTGTAAATCTTCTGATTTGGGTTGTAAGCTCTGTGGTCAAAAACGAGCCAGCGACTTTTGTCCTCTCAATGCCGACATTCGAGTAGGGTCGAGTAGTGTATAGATCgaactacatttggatatagctgctatatgcaccaatatcccgatttacATCCTttggcccataacaggcgtatttattaaccgattgcactgaaattcggcacagtgagctgtgcAAGGCCTTTTGGACATCTCGGCCCAATGTGGTTCAGatggacccatatttggataaagctgccatatatactccCAATTTAAAGTTTAGGGACCATAAAGGGTGCACTTATGACCACTTTTCGAAATTTGGTACCTTGCATTGTATAAGACCAATATGCTCTATGAGAGcttggaataataaaaggcaCATCGCTCataggtttattgagaggcttggtgcgaatgacaAAAAACTCTCACCGATGGAGAGAGAGAGGCTCCCTTAATTGGGCTTGGAGAATCACTGTCCAGGCTACCTCAAaagctacacgtctagatttggAAACTGCAAGGAAGTCAGGCAAAAGGCTGCTGTCATCTGGAGGGCATCTCATACCCAAAAGAGCTAATGggaacaatagtaatatgggtccaagaaccggTGCTAATATCGTTAGGGACAGATTGGTGCTGGTAgctgtcgacaagggagaagaacagggctgcatacctagggaCAAGttggatagtcaatggactgtcatctgtatacaCCGATATCCTTACGAAATCAACTGTACCTCCTACAGTTTGTGACGaagcaggctggtatcggggctaTTACAAACCAATTGCTTTTGAGGATCAAAGCTCAATTGAGATGTAACGTTGCGCCCTAAAAAGGATAGGTGATATCAGACCAggcgatgcactgaatttagttCAGAAGCAAGTTATTCCTTCGAGACGAATGGCAAACACATGGATTCCAAGGATTCCTTCAGATCCTTAATCCTTACTTGGCAGACTAAGTAAATGTAATCCGAATCTTTAACCAACGACTGGACTTTTGGAGAATTGAATGAGGCTGATAGCAATCGGAAACATGCAATTTTCGTTCCAAACTTCAGCTGTCtagcagacctcaacaagtctgaagaaaCTGTATGCTAcgaattcaacaagttgaagctTGAAGAGTTAAAGAGCGGTGGGGTGGGGAGGCAGAatacgactcagcagttgttgctcaAAACTTGTCTGAGAAGCAATCAACCACATCTCAAAATTCTGGCGGATTGCCGGAGAAATCCCGTTGAAACAGGGGAAACGAAGGCCTACAAACGGGACCAGAGAAGCAGTGTGAGGATGGGTCACCtggttggattgggctcaaggtgtgcgggAGCAGGGAAGGACGGAAGAAAAAGCAGCAAACGAAACGAAGGCCTACAAACGGGACCATAGAAGCAGTGTGAGGGTGGGTCACCtggttggattgggctcaaggtgtgcgggAGCagggaaggacggaaggaaaaGCAGCAAGGCTTACAAACGGGACCAGAGAAGCCGTGTGAGGGTGGGTCACCTGGTTGCATTGGGCTTAAGGTGTGCGGGAGCAGGGAAGTACGGAAGGAAAAGCAgcaagtgaagcatctaaggagaaatcgttcaTATCGTAAGCGTTCAGTGTCCTGAAGATTTGTGGTTCTACTTCTTTCTCAACTGGCCCCGAATGCGtcaggaaactcatcatgacaaaatCGAATGAATCTTGTAACgttgaactcctggcggactcaaAAGACAAGGCTAACGTAACAGTGGTGGAAAATCttaatcctgactatggtccggtttttgCCGATAAACCATTACCATTGCAAGgccaatttccccaataacctccgacgaaagCATATcggtgacaacctcttctggatccacgttgtccgttagagaattttccgggaaatgtatatcaacgagtagttcttgcACACCCTTATAATTTctaagctcagccttatagatgtgcCAACCGTGTGGTTTTCTTGTGGCTTTCCccctgttgaaaagttttctgcaatcattccttagaccaaccagctctggggaccaccatggcggtcgctgtttgccccttggcttggcactaggacatgctgacacaagctagtcattcagggtcttcgtgatccgcttgaccattatgtctatatgctCCGAAGTTGCCACTTTCTTTTCCGGTCTacaagggatagacgtgcagattTTTTTAGTCGTAAAGgttggtttatcccctttattacaaattgccAGATTGCAGCTTATAATACACTAGCCGAacggggcccgctccgctgcgctttctttaattctctaatatcttttaagggtggggacacttcgccctgaatgcggatacggaattcgtgccattgtagtctatgacgctgaacgctttcgaatcctggcgagaacatcggacaaagtggtatttatcccctcttaatgttggcgacatttgcgaggtacaattccatgcatggtcatttcaaaaattttccccaaagaggtgtcgcactgcggctatcAAAAAAGGTCCATAATCATAGAGTTTCAACTTGATTCGGAAAGCATtctttgatgtgtgagaatttgccccttctcggttcctggtggtaatgttcttcctagggtaatgttctcattaggggaggggccgctggatacttgaacccaaattttaataccatattcctgTTCTGGTCTcctatacatttcatttgatacacttaTTGTGCCCATGGGACCACTTTCTGATATGGGTGCCGTTTTTGcggtaatggggagggtccgcctccacccgatatttaaaaattatatagcctatgtttcctaccagacaaacgtacacaatctatgaacattttaagaaaatcggttcagccaagtatcatatagtcataatgtgtCTAATGGCgcttttgaggggtggcatgaccccctacccctatacttcgatctgcttttggatgccagattcgaaatctactcccgaatacctttcatttgagctccatattgaaatgaacgtccaaaatGTCCGTTTGGGAAAGTTTTgggacggcccgatgggtacttagaggGTCCGCCTctttcgttatcaataaattataaagcctattcctacttcctgaccatattcgtaatctactcccaaataccattcattt
The Stomoxys calcitrans chromosome 3, idStoCalc2.1, whole genome shotgun sequence genome window above contains:
- the LOC106087378 gene encoding carboxylesterase 1E, translating into MRWEIAFLLLPLMANMLTLTEAIRVKRVVGGREAKAPPPDDPVVFTRIFNRDARVEGFRNPRTGIYSFLGLYYAEPPTGSNRYARPVYKRLAGDINATRHGPPCIQPDPYNPNRVVGDENCLLLNVYTPRMPDETSGLEVIVWIHPGGFRYGSAAQYDGTPFAQQNVIVVAPQYRLGSLGIIGDGTKEFDGNLAMFDMAAALRWVNDYISYFGGDSKKIKAVGHGSGAASAMYLSMSRSARSAGDITGVVAMSGTALSQYATDKEPVQSVQEVAEINGCPAGNEREIVNCLRQKQAKDIIANDGKIQTERLAGRAMIKGLGGSMGFQPHIEGENDGRALPSLIEDEPDQQLKSGNFTAIPLLTGVVKHETANAFTLDNINKVYGSAEEFLGSLSDTLLQLSSFLRIDSVTGKVLKPNLPGLTSVLTPTLEQVLQIPDTLNLSQILSKVIESTTDILFNLPAVLTTQVWSQIAPAFMYSFEYNGTTSKGINFLRGLPLVADSANSNTEMVGHGDELGYMFDCNDIYGNPLPETRLTSEEDLKVRNNLIGMIVKFSKTFKEDTKQGSITDSLFKSVSGKGIPFIKVDTSLAASSDFRFCELSLFGASLSPLTSTTCAGLGNVLGSLTGSLGSISEGLAGSLSGGGQGNRVGGGLFGSGQATSAEGPKNRPQSGGLFGSSLNGGGLGILG